A genomic window from Cutibacterium acnes includes:
- a CDS encoding serine/threonine protein kinase, translating into MMTKIVNSWNDWDPLKRVIVGRADNSVIPPEEPATSEKVPVDSAMRGMWGPRPLETVEKANAQLDNLVDVLEKHGVQVDRPTPLQWNQAIGTPDFRNDSMMTCMPPRDILLTIGSEIMASANSFRCRYFEYLAYWPLMNSYFEDDPEFKWTQAPRPRLTDKSYKHNYYDERVSLEERLERTAAKDFVTTEVEPMWDAADVMRMGKDLFIQHGLTTNRKSMEWFKRYYPDFRVHAVNFPGDPYPIHIDATFVPLRPGLIINNPNRPLPQEQRKIFEANDWQIVDAAQPAHDTPPELCYSSVWLSMNCLVLDPKTVICEASEVHQMEQMDKLGMNVIPVAFRDAYPFGGGLHCATADVYREGTCEDYFPNQVDDPTLV; encoded by the coding sequence ATGATGACCAAGATTGTTAATTCATGGAACGACTGGGATCCGCTGAAACGAGTTATCGTCGGACGTGCGGATAACTCCGTCATTCCGCCAGAGGAGCCGGCGACTTCCGAGAAGGTTCCGGTGGATTCTGCCATGCGAGGGATGTGGGGGCCGCGTCCGCTCGAGACGGTTGAGAAGGCGAATGCACAGCTCGACAATCTTGTCGATGTTCTCGAGAAGCACGGAGTCCAGGTCGATCGTCCGACTCCGCTCCAGTGGAATCAGGCCATTGGCACCCCCGATTTCCGTAACGACTCGATGATGACGTGCATGCCTCCTCGGGACATCCTGCTTACTATTGGCAGCGAAATCATGGCCTCAGCTAATTCGTTCCGCTGTCGGTATTTCGAATACTTGGCCTACTGGCCTCTCATGAACTCCTATTTTGAGGATGATCCGGAATTCAAGTGGACACAGGCTCCACGCCCGCGTCTCACCGATAAGAGCTACAAGCACAACTACTATGACGAGCGGGTTTCGCTCGAAGAGCGTCTTGAGCGCACTGCGGCCAAGGATTTCGTCACGACGGAGGTCGAGCCCATGTGGGATGCGGCCGATGTCATGCGGATGGGTAAGGATCTCTTCATCCAGCACGGTCTGACGACGAACCGGAAGTCAATGGAGTGGTTTAAGCGTTACTACCCCGATTTCCGCGTTCACGCGGTGAATTTCCCTGGGGATCCGTACCCGATCCATATCGACGCGACCTTTGTGCCGCTTCGTCCGGGGCTCATCATCAACAACCCGAATCGTCCACTGCCGCAGGAGCAGAGGAAGATCTTCGAGGCCAATGACTGGCAGATCGTTGATGCTGCTCAGCCGGCGCACGACACGCCTCCAGAATTGTGCTACTCGTCTGTGTGGCTATCAATGAACTGCTTGGTACTTGATCCGAAGACGGTCATCTGCGAGGCTTCGGAAGTTCATCAGATGGAGCAGATGGACAAGCTGGGTATGAACGTCATCCCGGTCGCCTTCCGTGACGCGTACCCATTCGGTGGAGGTCTCCACTGCGCCACGGCTGATGTATATCGCGAAGGTACCTGTGAGGACTATTTCCCGAATCAGGTCGACGACCCGACCTTGGTGTGA
- the glgC gene encoding glucose-1-phosphate adenylyltransferase, giving the protein MAKTRPKVLSIVLAGGEGKRLMPLTMDRAKPAVPFGGTYRLIDFVLSNLANSGLTQIAVLTQYKSHSLDRHISITWRMSTMLGSYVTPVPAQQRLGPRWYQGSADAIYQSLNLINDQSPDYVVVFGADNIYRMDVDAMLQYHIDSGLGCTVAGIRVPRKDASAFGIIDADQNHKITEFLEKPADPPGLPDASDESFASMGNYIFSREALVQALHDDAHSADSRHDMGGDVIPRFVNAADAQVYDFRDNEVPGNTEKDADYWRDVGTIDAYHDAHMDLVSVEPEFNLYNPDWPIWTMQEQAPGAKFVMRGSCDDTLVSAGCIISGTDIYRTVLGPRARIERWARVDESIVMNNVAIGSNATVHRAILDKNVIVPDGAQVGVDHDHDRARGFTVSPGGVTVVGKGITVPY; this is encoded by the coding sequence ATGGCAAAGACGCGTCCCAAGGTTCTATCCATCGTCCTCGCTGGCGGCGAAGGCAAACGCCTTATGCCTCTCACGATGGACCGGGCCAAACCAGCCGTTCCCTTTGGTGGTACCTACCGTCTTATCGACTTTGTGCTGTCCAATCTGGCGAATTCAGGGCTCACTCAGATCGCTGTGCTGACCCAGTACAAGTCTCACTCACTTGACCGTCACATCTCCATCACCTGGCGGATGTCGACCATGCTGGGCTCCTATGTGACCCCGGTCCCGGCCCAGCAGCGTCTTGGGCCGCGGTGGTACCAGGGAAGTGCTGACGCCATCTACCAGTCCCTCAACCTCATCAATGACCAGAGTCCCGACTACGTTGTGGTCTTTGGCGCCGACAACATTTATCGGATGGATGTCGACGCCATGTTGCAGTATCACATCGACTCCGGGCTGGGATGCACCGTCGCCGGTATCCGAGTGCCTCGCAAAGACGCTTCTGCCTTCGGAATTATTGATGCTGACCAGAACCATAAGATCACCGAGTTCCTCGAAAAACCGGCTGATCCGCCTGGTCTGCCGGACGCTTCGGACGAGTCTTTCGCCTCGATGGGTAACTACATCTTCAGCCGCGAGGCCCTGGTCCAGGCCCTCCACGACGACGCCCACAGCGCCGACTCGCGGCACGACATGGGTGGCGATGTTATTCCGAGATTCGTCAACGCCGCTGACGCGCAGGTGTACGACTTTCGTGACAACGAGGTTCCTGGCAACACTGAGAAGGATGCCGACTACTGGCGGGACGTGGGCACCATTGATGCTTACCACGACGCGCACATGGATCTGGTCTCGGTCGAGCCGGAGTTCAACCTGTACAACCCGGACTGGCCCATCTGGACCATGCAGGAACAGGCCCCCGGTGCCAAGTTCGTGATGCGCGGGTCCTGCGACGACACCCTGGTCTCTGCCGGGTGCATCATTTCCGGCACCGACATCTATCGCACGGTGTTAGGCCCGCGGGCTCGCATCGAACGGTGGGCTCGAGTCGATGAGTCAATCGTCATGAACAATGTGGCGATTGGTTCCAATGCGACGGTCCACCGTGCGATCCTCGACAAGAATGTCATTGTTCCTGACGGTGCCCAAGTGGGTGTCGACCACGACCACGACCGTGCTCGTGGATTCACCGTCTCCCCAGGCGGTGTGACGGTGGTCGGTAAAGGAATCACGGTTCCCTATTGA
- a CDS encoding DMT family transporter has protein sequence MDMEPGIINVKQEVPGVGTMNQKVGFVSMLLSATGMGLVGTFGRLSTPVDPTTGSKYIIGDFLATGRMMVGVLGFLLIIVILGKWSELRRIRISPAIVGGGLAIGTSLALYVSATLMTTIANAVFLIYTGPLFATILARIFLKERVGLRNGIFFMLVFTGMLLTVGLVQLGGGSVVSFGLQFGAVEGLPRKPLGDLFGLGSGVFYGLALFFYRYRGDVPSEIRGFWNFVFGTVGASVVLALRIVFLDQTNPVAVMTGRNWLWAIVLFAVCGLGAIGLLVVAGKNLKAVELSTTAYWECVIALLLGWLVWGESLTLTSSIGGALIVLGGAGPVVFELFGRDHLPKDERSVPDCG, from the coding sequence ATGGACATGGAGCCGGGCATCATCAACGTCAAACAGGAAGTTCCAGGCGTCGGTACGATGAACCAGAAAGTGGGATTCGTGTCCATGCTTCTTTCTGCAACGGGTATGGGGCTGGTGGGTACTTTCGGGCGTCTCAGCACTCCTGTGGATCCCACGACGGGCAGTAAGTACATCATCGGTGATTTTTTGGCCACTGGTAGGATGATGGTCGGGGTCCTGGGATTTCTGCTTATCATCGTCATACTTGGAAAATGGTCTGAGCTTCGCCGTATCCGGATCTCACCGGCCATCGTCGGAGGCGGACTAGCGATAGGCACATCGTTGGCCTTGTATGTTTCAGCCACCCTCATGACGACGATCGCTAACGCGGTATTCCTCATTTATACCGGTCCGCTCTTCGCGACGATTCTCGCAAGGATCTTTCTGAAGGAGAGAGTGGGTCTTCGGAACGGTATTTTCTTCATGCTGGTGTTCACGGGCATGCTTCTTACGGTCGGTTTGGTGCAGCTGGGCGGTGGCTCTGTGGTATCTTTCGGGCTGCAATTCGGCGCTGTAGAAGGTCTTCCTCGAAAACCGCTTGGAGATTTGTTTGGATTGGGTTCGGGTGTTTTTTATGGCCTGGCACTATTTTTCTATCGCTACAGAGGTGACGTTCCCTCAGAAATACGAGGATTCTGGAATTTCGTTTTCGGTACAGTAGGTGCATCGGTGGTGTTGGCACTGAGGATTGTGTTCTTAGACCAAACTAATCCAGTTGCTGTTATGACCGGAAGAAATTGGTTGTGGGCGATTGTCTTATTCGCGGTATGTGGCCTGGGGGCTATTGGTTTGTTGGTCGTGGCGGGAAAGAACTTGAAAGCCGTGGAGCTCTCCACGACCGCGTACTGGGAGTGTGTCATCGCACTCCTGCTAGGGTGGCTTGTGTGGGGCGAGTCGCTTACCTTAACCAGCTCGATTGGTGGGGCCCTGATCGTGCTAGGAGGAGCGGGTCCTGTTGTCTTTGAGCTGTTCGGTCGTGATCACCTGCCGAAGGACGAGCGAAGTGTCCCTGACTGCGGTTGA
- a CDS encoding DUF3117 domain-containing protein, giving the protein MAAMKPRTGDGPMEVTKEGRGIIMRVPVEGGGRLVVELNADEAQELLACFKDVVG; this is encoded by the coding sequence ATGGCAGCTATGAAGCCCCGTACCGGTGACGGTCCCATGGAGGTCACGAAGGAGGGCCGTGGCATCATCATGCGCGTTCCAGTCGAAGGTGGCGGTCGGCTGGTTGTTGAACTCAACGCAGACGAAGCCCAGGAACTGCTCGCGTGTTTCAAGGACGTCGTCGGCTGA
- a CDS encoding O-methyltransferase, producing the protein MSPAQPRHQVPDARSWEYADGFVAPSPALQEAREAARADQWEVLGNGTTALLTFLARTMQAGSVVTIGTDAGVSGLALLEGMTDHGVLTSIDPDAERQAAARKVLSLARIRSNQVRLITGTPLDVLPKLRDGAYDIVLINGDRLEYVEYVSQALRLLRPGGVVVVNDALANNHIADPDNEDDDTLIIRETLDSVLETEEFTPVLLPVGEGLLLATKS; encoded by the coding sequence GTGAGTCCAGCACAGCCCAGACATCAAGTCCCCGACGCCCGGTCGTGGGAGTACGCCGACGGCTTCGTCGCACCCTCCCCGGCTCTACAGGAGGCCCGCGAAGCAGCCCGCGCTGATCAGTGGGAAGTGCTCGGCAACGGCACCACCGCCTTGCTGACCTTCTTGGCGCGCACCATGCAGGCCGGGAGCGTCGTCACCATCGGCACTGACGCCGGAGTCTCAGGGCTGGCCCTCTTGGAGGGCATGACCGATCATGGTGTCTTGACCAGCATCGACCCCGACGCTGAGCGTCAGGCTGCTGCCCGTAAGGTTCTGAGCCTGGCCCGTATCCGCTCTAATCAGGTGCGCCTCATCACCGGGACTCCGCTGGATGTGCTACCTAAACTGCGTGATGGCGCCTACGACATAGTGCTCATCAATGGCGACCGACTTGAATACGTGGAATACGTCTCCCAGGCCCTACGCTTACTCCGCCCCGGAGGCGTTGTTGTCGTTAACGACGCGCTGGCCAACAACCACATCGCTGATCCGGATAATGAGGACGATGACACCCTCATCATCCGCGAAACCCTCGACTCGGTGCTAGAGACCGAAGAATTCACCCCGGTGCTGCTACCCGTTGGTGAAGGTTTGCTGTTGGCCACGAAAAGTTGA
- a CDS encoding MFS transporter: protein MSEDRSRVVRKVIVASFLGNFVEWFDYATYSYLAVIISRVFFPQGTSRDALVQTFAIFALSFLLRPIGAVLWGCWGDKYGRRWSLSVSILMMAVASFLIGCLPSFAVAGAFAPIGLLVCRMVQGFSASGEYAGAATFLAEYAPACRRGCYVSIVPASTAAGLLMGSLSAAMIAGCLPQGAVGTWGWRLPFLAAGPLGLLARHVWLELEDSPVYQELSESETGAAVGLGPLKTLLREHQRSLLVSIGVASLNAVGFYLVLTYLPTYLSNELGFSSRASFLSVNISLLFYLLAIFVMGWLSDHVGRKRMLVVASVGFVLFSVPLFIVMGTGQLWKACLAEGVLCLFLTANDGTMASYLAESFPTEFRYTGFAVSQNLANAVFGGTASAVCTWVIGVTGSRLAPAWYLTAVSLLSLCAMVASHEHTGRDLSEVV, encoded by the coding sequence ATGTCGGAGGACCGCTCGAGGGTCGTCAGGAAGGTCATTGTTGCCTCGTTTCTCGGGAACTTCGTGGAGTGGTTCGACTATGCCACGTATTCATATTTGGCAGTGATAATCTCCAGAGTGTTCTTCCCCCAAGGAACAAGTAGGGACGCTCTTGTTCAGACATTCGCCATATTCGCCCTGTCCTTCCTACTCCGCCCGATTGGAGCGGTGCTCTGGGGGTGCTGGGGGGACAAATACGGTCGCAGATGGTCCCTTTCAGTCTCCATCCTCATGATGGCCGTCGCATCCTTCCTTATCGGTTGTTTGCCTTCTTTTGCCGTGGCAGGGGCGTTCGCGCCCATCGGCCTGCTCGTGTGTCGGATGGTTCAAGGTTTCTCTGCATCCGGGGAGTATGCAGGGGCGGCCACGTTCTTGGCCGAATATGCACCCGCCTGCCGCCGCGGATGCTACGTGTCCATCGTCCCAGCTTCGACGGCGGCGGGTCTGCTCATGGGATCCCTGAGCGCTGCGATGATCGCAGGCTGTTTGCCGCAGGGGGCGGTGGGAACGTGGGGATGGCGGTTGCCTTTTCTGGCGGCCGGACCACTGGGTCTGTTGGCTCGCCACGTGTGGCTCGAGCTCGAGGATTCCCCGGTGTACCAGGAGCTCAGCGAGAGCGAAACGGGAGCCGCCGTGGGGCTTGGGCCATTGAAGACACTTTTGCGTGAGCACCAGCGATCTTTATTGGTGAGCATCGGAGTCGCATCGCTTAATGCGGTGGGGTTCTATCTCGTCCTCACTTACCTGCCGACATATCTGTCGAATGAACTAGGTTTCAGTTCTCGAGCGTCCTTCCTTTCGGTGAATATCAGCCTCTTGTTCTACCTGCTGGCAATCTTCGTGATGGGTTGGCTCTCTGATCATGTAGGGCGAAAGCGCATGCTGGTTGTGGCCAGTGTGGGCTTCGTCCTTTTTTCGGTTCCTCTGTTCATCGTCATGGGAACTGGACAGCTGTGGAAGGCATGCCTTGCAGAGGGAGTGTTGTGCCTTTTCCTCACTGCCAATGATGGCACGATGGCGAGTTACTTGGCCGAGTCGTTCCCGACGGAATTTCGATACACCGGTTTCGCGGTGAGTCAGAATCTGGCGAATGCCGTGTTTGGAGGTACGGCGTCTGCCGTTTGTACTTGGGTTATCGGGGTGACTGGTTCACGTTTGGCACCCGCGTGGTACCTGACAGCAGTCTCGCTCCTGTCCCTGTGCGCCATGGTCGCTTCGCATGAGCACACGGGGCGTGACCTCAGTGAGGTCGTCTAG
- a CDS encoding TetR/AcrR family transcriptional regulator, with the protein MVQRMTAKGHHRRQKLIRSAASLLNSGGPSAVTMRAAARMADLSPSSTVYYFDDHEELLAEAAKLNIRAWAHIAETIADEAENHRLKTGVDDVIEYLIRAMITRPAPLLGHYLELISAGDNETISNAYHAGRGRLNNAISRILAVANLPYPAELVIAVIDGGIVTALSEGRDPHATVEVLLRQLISLPTHKAPMSQAPPTTD; encoded by the coding sequence TTGGTTCAACGAATGACGGCAAAAGGCCATCACCGACGTCAAAAACTCATCCGATCAGCAGCATCATTGTTGAACAGTGGTGGCCCTAGCGCCGTCACCATGAGAGCTGCAGCACGCATGGCAGATCTCTCACCCTCCTCTACCGTGTATTACTTTGATGACCACGAAGAACTCCTGGCTGAAGCCGCCAAACTCAATATTCGAGCGTGGGCTCACATCGCTGAAACGATTGCGGACGAGGCTGAAAACCATCGCCTCAAAACCGGGGTGGATGACGTGATCGAATACCTGATTCGAGCAATGATCACACGCCCAGCTCCTCTTCTCGGACATTACCTCGAGCTCATCTCAGCAGGAGACAACGAAACCATCTCCAACGCCTACCACGCCGGACGCGGCCGGCTGAACAATGCCATATCACGCATTCTCGCCGTCGCTAACCTCCCCTACCCAGCAGAGCTCGTGATCGCCGTCATTGACGGCGGAATCGTCACAGCGCTGTCTGAGGGACGCGATCCCCATGCAACCGTCGAAGTCCTTCTTCGCCAGCTGATCAGCCTGCCGACACACAAAGCCCCGATGTCACAAGCCCCGCCCACAACGGACTGA
- a CDS encoding sec-independent translocase, whose product MSTAGPAEIAVLIVIAVLMFGPDKLPEMARKAARIYHYLKDIANNTRDQLRSELGPQFADLDYQDLKPQNFVRKYVLDSLQDDIDEIKADLSDVRSDLDLGLADIRNSEGLPETPVSAPSSVVHDEAVPVPFDLEAT is encoded by the coding sequence ATGTCCACAGCAGGTCCAGCGGAAATCGCGGTACTCATCGTCATTGCTGTGCTCATGTTTGGGCCGGACAAGCTGCCCGAGATGGCCCGCAAAGCGGCGCGCATTTACCATTACCTCAAGGACATCGCGAACAACACGCGCGATCAGCTTCGCAGCGAGCTGGGTCCGCAGTTCGCCGATCTGGACTACCAGGACCTCAAGCCGCAGAATTTTGTGCGCAAGTACGTCCTGGATAGCTTGCAGGACGACATTGACGAAATTAAGGCTGATTTGTCCGACGTCCGCTCCGACCTCGACTTGGGCTTGGCTGACATTCGTAACTCCGAGGGCCTTCCGGAAACTCCCGTTTCGGCACCCTCCTCAGTCGTTCATGACGAGGCCGTTCCCGTCCCCTTTGACCTCGAGGCCACCTAA
- the glgA gene encoding glycogen synthase — translation MYVSVLTREYPPTIYGGAGVHVAQLVPQLRTLIDVDVQCMGQPREGATAHAENYPEGANGALRAFGADLSMVDAIPDEVDLVHSHTWYTNLAGLLAGVFHDVPHVISAHSLEPDRPWKAEQLGGGYRLSSWAEKTAYDAADAVIAVSEGMRADVLRAYPELDPDKVHVVRNGVNTDEFHPVTETDVCRDIGMDPDRPSVVFVGRITRQKGLVHLVHAATELDPETQLVLLAGAPDTPQIGEEFKAAFEEVRSSRRAPVIWVPEMLPRSSVRQVFSAATVFACPSVYEPLGIVNLEAMACATPVVASRVGGIPEVVVDGSTGHLVDGVPTDLSTPEDVATFESAFAAAINDLTRNMERAKAFGTAGRQRCIDEFSWPRIAAQTVEVYQTAIKRHG, via the coding sequence ATGTACGTGTCCGTCCTGACCCGCGAATATCCTCCTACCATCTATGGCGGCGCCGGCGTCCACGTCGCGCAACTCGTCCCCCAGCTTCGCACCCTCATCGACGTCGATGTGCAGTGCATGGGACAGCCGCGTGAAGGAGCCACCGCCCACGCTGAGAACTATCCGGAAGGTGCCAACGGCGCGCTGCGGGCCTTCGGCGCAGACCTGTCCATGGTCGATGCCATCCCTGACGAGGTCGACCTCGTCCATTCCCACACGTGGTATACCAATCTCGCTGGTTTGCTCGCCGGTGTTTTCCACGACGTCCCGCACGTCATCAGCGCTCACTCATTGGAGCCCGACCGTCCCTGGAAGGCAGAGCAGCTCGGTGGCGGTTACAGACTGTCATCCTGGGCAGAAAAGACCGCCTACGACGCCGCAGACGCCGTAATCGCGGTCTCTGAAGGCATGAGGGCCGACGTACTGCGGGCCTATCCCGAATTAGATCCTGACAAGGTGCATGTGGTGCGCAATGGGGTCAACACGGACGAGTTCCATCCCGTCACCGAGACCGATGTGTGCCGTGACATCGGGATGGACCCTGACCGACCTTCGGTGGTCTTCGTCGGGCGCATTACACGACAGAAAGGATTGGTCCACTTGGTGCATGCCGCTACTGAGCTTGATCCTGAGACCCAGCTCGTTTTGCTGGCCGGCGCCCCGGATACCCCACAGATTGGAGAGGAGTTCAAAGCCGCCTTCGAGGAGGTTCGTTCCAGCCGCCGAGCGCCGGTTATCTGGGTGCCGGAGATGCTCCCCCGCTCGTCGGTACGCCAGGTGTTCTCTGCCGCTACAGTCTTTGCCTGCCCTTCGGTCTATGAGCCACTGGGCATTGTCAACCTGGAGGCTATGGCCTGCGCTACGCCGGTAGTGGCATCTCGAGTTGGCGGTATACCGGAGGTTGTCGTCGACGGATCGACCGGGCATCTCGTCGACGGGGTCCCAACCGACTTGTCAACCCCAGAAGATGTCGCGACCTTCGAGTCCGCCTTCGCAGCCGCTATCAACGACCTCACTCGAAACATGGAACGCGCCAAAGCTTTCGGAACCGCTGGTCGTCAGCGTTGCATTGACGAATTCTCCTGGCCTCGAATCGCTGCGCAAACCGTCGAGGTCTACCAGACGGCAATCAAGCGTCACGGCTGA
- a CDS encoding DivIVA domain-containing protein, translating into MAWLLVVVVIIVIGLAVMAGSGKFGQVPPIVDDRPAPDLPEGDLSAESLRSVRFAVVPRGYSMSQVDQLLDRLASQMETGQGPDLTNTGRPIPDATGPDTE; encoded by the coding sequence ATGGCATGGTTACTTGTTGTTGTCGTCATCATCGTCATCGGGCTCGCCGTCATGGCGGGGTCTGGGAAGTTTGGACAGGTCCCGCCAATCGTAGATGACCGTCCGGCCCCGGATCTTCCCGAGGGCGATTTGAGTGCTGAGAGCCTGCGCTCAGTTCGCTTCGCAGTGGTGCCACGGGGCTACTCAATGAGTCAGGTGGATCAGCTCCTCGACCGTCTGGCTTCCCAGATGGAGACCGGCCAAGGACCCGATCTCACGAATACGGGTAGGCCCATCCCTGACGCCACGGGCCCGGATACGGAATAA
- the dapA gene encoding 4-hydroxy-tetrahydrodipicolinate synthase: MSAPVFGRLLTAMVTPMTFDGAVDLRRTGELAHKLVEEQNNDGIVVNGTTGESPTTTDSEKAEIVKAVVEAVGSDAAVVAGVGTNDTAHTIELAHQAAEAGADGLLVVTPYYSKPSQAGIIEHFTAVADATDLPIMLYDIPGRTGTPIETKTLIELADHARIVAVKDAKGLVVESATVMASTTLAYYSGDDAITPALLSVGGVGLVGTSTHFTGRRMHEVIDAYVDGRIDEALSTYREILPVLTGVFAAQGATMVKAGLAHQGFTVGRVRPPQTMPTPEQAETFFGVLDRTQL, translated from the coding sequence ATGTCCGCTCCCGTTTTTGGCCGTCTGCTTACGGCCATGGTGACTCCGATGACGTTCGACGGGGCGGTGGACCTGCGTCGGACTGGCGAGTTGGCGCACAAGCTCGTTGAGGAACAAAACAATGACGGCATTGTCGTCAACGGCACGACGGGGGAATCGCCGACCACGACTGATTCTGAGAAGGCTGAGATCGTTAAGGCTGTCGTCGAGGCTGTCGGATCGGATGCTGCGGTTGTAGCCGGAGTCGGAACCAATGACACCGCTCACACCATCGAACTGGCTCACCAGGCTGCCGAGGCTGGAGCTGACGGTCTACTTGTCGTCACCCCCTACTACTCCAAGCCCTCACAGGCTGGGATCATTGAGCACTTCACCGCTGTTGCCGATGCCACCGACCTGCCGATCATGCTTTATGACATTCCGGGACGTACCGGTACTCCGATTGAGACGAAGACCCTCATTGAACTGGCCGACCATGCACGGATTGTGGCCGTCAAGGACGCCAAGGGGCTTGTGGTTGAGTCAGCGACGGTGATGGCCAGCACCACTCTGGCCTACTACTCCGGTGACGATGCCATCACTCCGGCATTGCTGTCAGTGGGTGGAGTTGGCCTCGTCGGCACGTCAACCCATTTCACCGGTCGACGCATGCACGAGGTCATCGACGCATATGTTGACGGCCGAATTGACGAGGCATTGTCGACCTACCGGGAGATCCTGCCAGTGCTTACCGGTGTCTTTGCAGCTCAGGGGGCCACCATGGTTAAGGCGGGACTGGCTCACCAGGGGTTTACCGTCGGTAGGGTGCGTCCCCCTCAGACGATGCCGACTCCTGAGCAGGCTGAGACTTTCTTCGGTGTGTTGGATCGCACTCAGCTGTGA
- the dapE gene encoding succinyl-diaminopimelate desuccinylase, whose protein sequence is MDLKPAGDLHELFRRLVDIESVSMHEAPIADAVEETLAPHRHLEVTRLGNSVVARTHLGRSERVVIAGHLDTVPVVENLPSYIEQRSDGDYLVGRGTCDMKGGIAVALALAVSLENPVRDVTWAFYECEEIAAEHNGLEKIASWRPDLIDGDFAILMEPTDGRVEGGCQGTMRFTLEVPGRAAHSARSWVGHNAIHDLSAVLERLNRWQERDPFVEVDGLTFREGLNATMLDAGVAGNVIPPTATIQINYRFAPDKTTEQARQYMEDLFHEWPMNVLDLSAPARPGLDRPLAKSFVAAVGGEPGPKYGWTDVARFGQLGIPAVNFGPGNALCAHQVDECCRLGSLDECYRALHTWLASR, encoded by the coding sequence ATGGACTTGAAGCCGGCGGGCGACCTGCACGAGCTCTTTCGTCGACTCGTCGACATCGAGTCGGTGTCCATGCACGAGGCGCCTATTGCCGATGCTGTGGAGGAGACGTTGGCACCACATCGGCATCTTGAGGTGACGAGACTCGGTAACTCTGTCGTTGCCCGTACTCACCTTGGGCGTTCGGAACGGGTCGTCATTGCTGGTCACCTCGACACCGTTCCGGTCGTCGAGAACTTGCCGTCCTATATTGAGCAGCGGTCGGACGGGGATTACCTCGTGGGTAGGGGCACGTGCGACATGAAGGGCGGTATCGCCGTCGCGCTCGCCTTGGCTGTGAGCCTTGAGAATCCGGTGAGGGATGTCACTTGGGCGTTCTATGAGTGTGAGGAGATCGCGGCCGAGCACAACGGCCTGGAGAAGATTGCCTCTTGGCGCCCTGACCTCATCGACGGTGACTTCGCCATCCTCATGGAACCCACCGATGGCCGGGTGGAGGGTGGTTGTCAGGGAACCATGCGTTTCACCCTTGAGGTGCCGGGGCGGGCGGCCCATTCAGCTCGTTCGTGGGTCGGGCACAATGCGATCCATGATCTGTCCGCCGTTTTGGAGCGTCTCAACCGCTGGCAAGAACGGGACCCGTTTGTTGAGGTTGACGGGCTGACCTTCCGTGAGGGCCTCAATGCGACGATGCTCGACGCCGGTGTGGCCGGTAACGTTATTCCCCCCACCGCTACTATTCAGATTAATTATCGGTTCGCCCCCGACAAGACGACCGAACAGGCTCGGCAGTACATGGAGGATCTCTTCCATGAGTGGCCGATGAACGTTCTTGACCTGTCGGCTCCCGCCAGACCAGGGCTCGATCGTCCGTTGGCGAAGTCTTTCGTTGCTGCGGTGGGCGGGGAACCGGGTCCTAAGTACGGGTGGACCGACGTTGCCCGTTTCGGGCAACTCGGAATACCGGCTGTTAACTTCGGGCCGGGGAATGCGCTGTGCGCTCATCAGGTGGATGAGTGTTGTCGTCTTGGCTCACTGGATGAGTGCTACCGGGCGCTGCACACGTGGTTAGCGTCGCGATGA